A single Lycorma delicatula isolate Av1 chromosome 12, ASM4794821v1, whole genome shotgun sequence DNA region contains:
- the mRpS18A gene encoding mitochondrial ribosomal protein S18A, which produces MLRTLSSYNLTKYSNLLSSFCNQSRSLSITPVSRVKEIVVNKEGKNTIIEGVILPSPREGYMLKTLHLHEHEKEACPICRLNLDVKHTDVLILSQFIRSDGCMLPRRVTGLCRLQQKRVSKMVTMALKAGLMPNRAPANSKRDPSNRDKFKKNHRYYDETTIIPPAPLRVRTN; this is translated from the exons ATGCTAAGAACACTGTCAagttacaatttaacaaagtatagtaatttattaagtaGCTTCTGTAACCAGAGTAGAAGTTTGTCTATAACTCCAGTTAGTAGAGTCAAAGAAA TTGTAGTCAACAAAGaaggtaaaaatacaataatagaaGGTGTTATATTACCATCACCAAGAGAAGGTTATATGTTAAAAACTCTGCATTTACATGAACATGAGAAAGAAGCATGTCCAATATGCCGGCTTAACCTTGATGTCAAACATACG GATGTGTTAATTCTAAGCCAATTCATACGTTCTGATGGTTGTATGTTGCCTCGTAGAGTTACCGGGCTGTGTAGGTTACAGCAGAAGCGTGTGTCAAAAATGGTTACAATGGCTTTAAAAGCag ggTTAATGCCTAATCGTGCACCAGCCAACAGTAAAAGAGATCCATCAAATAGGGATAAATTTAAGAAGAATCACAGATATTATGATGAGACTACAATAATACCTCCAGCCCCACTACGTGTTAGAACtaattga